The Streptomyces durmitorensis genome contains the following window.
AGGGGGCGCCGGCGGTGATGTTGATGTCGTCGGTGGTGGAGAGCGTCGCGCCTCCGGCCGCGAGAGTTGCTGTGGCGGTGAGCGTCGCGCTGGCGGTGACTGCCGACGCCCCTGCCGCCGCGAGGGTCGCCGTGGCGGCCAGGGCCGCGCCTGCGGTCACCGTGCGGTCGCCTGCCGCCGCGAGGGTGCCGGTCACAACCAGAATGGCGTCCCCGAGAACGGGCGGAGTTCCCGTCGTTCCGGCAGCCGTCAGCGTGGCCACGGCTACCAGGGTGGCGGTGCTGCTTTGGTCGACCTGCCCTTGCGAGGTCAGGGAGGTCGTGGCAACCAGGGTTGCGTCGGCCTGTACTCGGCGTGCCCCGCTTGCGAAGAGATCGGCAATTGCGTCGAGCGCGGCCTGCCCGGTTTGGCCCACCAGTCCGACGGCCGCCATGTCCGCGGTAGTGGCCAGACCCGCTGCGGCGATCGCGCCGTGTAGTCCGGCCGCAGCGAGATCTGCCGTGGCCGCGAGTGTGGCGTCACCGGCGACTGTGAGCTGTCCGTCCGCCGCCAGGCCAGCCGAGGACGCCAACGCGGCGTCGCCAGCCGTGGCTCGCACTCCGCCTGCGGCCAGGGCGGCTGTGGGCGAGAGTGCCGCGACCCCTGCGGTGGTGCGAATGCCTGACGCGGCGAGAGCAACAGTGGTGCCGAGGGTGGCGGAACCGACGGAGGCCCGTAGCCCCGATGCGGACAGCGCGACGGCGCCCGAGAATGCCGCGTCGCCTGTAGTGCCGGTGACGACATCCGCTCCAGTGAAGTCGTCGAAGCGGAGGCTGCTTACGCTCTCGGCGCGGATGCCGACGCTCGCGCCAGTGGCGACGTTGGTGTCCGTGACCGAGACGCGCTGGATGCCGTTGACGAAGCCTTTGATCGTCGAGCCGACGGCCTCAACTTTCGCCACGTCGCCCGCGGCTGCCGCTGCGGCGTAGCTGCCGATGTTGATGAAGGAGCCGCCGACGACGGCGAAGAGGTTCCAGCTTGTGCCGTCGTTGCGCCACAGGTAGCCGCTGGTGAGGGTGAGACTGCCGCGGCACCAGACGCCGTGGCTGACGGCTGCCGTGGTGGCGATCGTGACCTGTGCGGAGTTGTCGTTGCTGGCCATCGCTCCGGCGGCACGGAGGATGATCGTGCCGCCTGCGGAGCCGGAGGACAGCCGGTTGGAGATGATCGACCAGTCGCCGGACACCTCAACCCAGTTGGCGCCCAGGTTGCTGGAGTCCGCGCGGTTGAAGTCGTCGGTGAAGGTCGTCACGGCGGCCTCCCGCTCCCACCGCTATCCGTCAGGCGGCCTGCGGTGTCAGGGCCGCGGTGAGAGTGGCGAGGCTGAACTGATCCGCCGACGCCCAGGCCTTCGACGCCGTCAGCGCCACCGAGAACAGGAACGTCCCGGCCGACGACGCAGTCCACACCGAGATGTGGGTGAGCGTCTCCGACGTGCCGCCGTTCGTCCACGCCGAGGGCGGGGTGCCCAGCGACAGCGACGACCCGGACGAAGAGTCGGAGAACACGAAGGAGTTGCGGGTCGTCGAACCGACGGAGACCGCGGAGGTGCCTGCCGCGCCGGGGTCGCCGGTGTGCAGCTGCACGAACGTCCCGGCGACGGCCGTGTACGAGGTGCCGCCGCTGCCGGTAGCACGGAGAGTGTCGAGCCAGCCGGAGACGAGGCCGGGGGCGAGTCCTGCGGTCATCGCTCGCTCTCCTCAGGCTCGGGCTCGGCGCTGTCGTCGGTGTCGGGTTGGGCGGTGGTGACCTCGCCGGAGGCCTCCAGCCACAGCGCGTACTCGTCGGGCATCGCTGCCTCCTTAGTTCCAGGTCCAGCCTTTGACGTAGGCGATGTCCATCTGTGCGGACGAGTTGGGTGCGGCACGGTCCCCGTTGAGGGCGGCCTCGTTCTGGATGATCCAGCTCATGGGCTTGTCGGGGATGCCGCGGGTCGAGCGGCCGATCAGGCGGCCGTCGAGGAAGTACTTCACTTCGCCGGGCCGCCACTCGATGACCGAGGTCCGCCAGGCGCCCCAGGATCGGTTGGTGTCGAAGGCGTCCTGCTTGCCGCCGCCCTTGGGGTGGGTGAAGGCGTGAATGTCCTCGGTCCACTCAGACTCGGGAAAGTCGATCTCGCAGTCGGGGCAGGTCTGGTTCACGTCGGGCCACAGCAGGTGTGCGCTCTTGTAGCCGACGGCGACCTTGGAGACGCGGAAGCGTTCCTCGTACCGGCCGTAGCGCTGGCCCATGAGCTTCTTCGGTACGACGGCCGCGGAGTGGACGGGCCCGGACGGGCCGCGCCACATGCGGATGTGCATCTGCCCGCCCGACACCCACACCGTGGATGCCGGGTCGTAGACGCCACCGACCGGATACGAGCGCTGAGTGGCGGTGTCGGGCCACCCCTTCGGGTACGCCCACCAGTTGGTCCGCGTGCTGCCGGTGAGGCCGCCGCAGTACACCTTCGGGGTGTCCACGTTGTGGCCGCAGTCCGTGAACCGGCCCTTCGCCACCGGGGTGTTGAAGGCGTCGGAGAAGCGGAGCTTCCACGTTGGCCCGGCTTCGGCGGTGGGTGCGAGGAGGCTGGCTGCCAGCATCCCGGCGAGGAGGCCAGCTGTGGAGAGGAGGCGCCGCATGCCGCACCGCCTCTCGGTGTAGCAAGGAGTTCCGCCGCCTGGACGCTGCTAGCGCACCAGCGCCCGTAAGCGCAGTGAGGATCTCTTCGGTCCCATCGCCAGGCGGCGGCGTCTCGCCCCTTGCGGGTTTCCTCGGGCGCTACCCGAGGGTGTCCGGGTCCCGAGACGGAGGCCCGGTCTTGGGGGTGTCCCGCCGCCAGGCCGAGGGTGAAGTGGGCGGCGGGACGAGGGGCGGATGAGCGCGACCGCCCCGTCTGGGGGGTCTTTGTCCGCCCGGCCCCCACGGCCGGGCGGACAAAGGGGCCGAGCGCGGGGGGTGCGCTACAAGGCCCTCCCTGCGTCGACCAATGCGCAGGGGGCTTTCAGGCGGCGTGGGCGTGGGGGCCGCGACTGTTGGCTGCGGGGTCGGCGGGCTTGTACTTGGCGCCGCCTGCTGCCGCTCGCTGGATGGTGGGGAGGTGGAAGTACTGGCCTGCTTCACCGTCGAGGACGGGTTCGATCTTCCCTCGGGTGACCCAGACGCGGATCGTGCCGGGCTTCACGCCGACGCTGCGGGCGGCTTCCCACAGGTCACCGAGGTCGGCGTTGCCTGCGATCTGCGCGAAGTGGATTTCGAGCCCGTCCGGGTTCGGGTAGGCGACCACGACACCTCCACCGGGTACGCGAAAGCCCCCACCGGTGTGTTCACGGCGGGGGCTCCAGAAGCGTGTTGTGACTCGTGTGCCACGATTAGGGATCACGATTACAGATCGACTCAAAATCGTCAAGCAGCCTGACGATCGGAACGCAGGCCGTGCACGACCCCCGCGACAAGGAACACGATGATTCCTGCGAGGACCAGCGGCCAGACGAGGGCGAGGGCGGCGACGAGGATGGCGTGCGAGGCCCCGTGACCCGGTTCCGGCCTTGCGCCGGTGAGCAGCATGTCGATGCCCCACAGGAACGCCCCGACGAGCAGGTGGGCCATGATGCCCTCGGGTGATAGACCGGTGACGGCGAGGGTGACCATGGCCGTCATGCTGGCGGCGGCGACCCACGCGACGGCGTACATCCTGAACAGGCCCTGGTTGGGGACGATCCCACTCATGGCGCGCCCTCAGCTCGCGGAACGTCCTGCTCTCGGAAGATCCGCTCCGCCACGTCGTCCAGGTAGTCGTCACCATGGTCGATGCACTGACCATAGTCCGCGCACGCCTCACAGCCTTCGGCATCGTCGGCAAGCTCCGCGCGGATCTCTTCCAAAGTCTTGCGCTCGCTCACGGCGCCCCCGCGTCAGGGTCGAGCGGGCACTCCTCAACGTCATACGACGGTCCGCCCCGAGAGATCCCGCCCTGCTGGGCTCGGCGGGTGTACTCGGCGCGCTTTGTCGCGATCC
Protein-coding sequences here:
- a CDS encoding phage tail fiber protein, which gives rise to MTAGLAPGLVSGWLDTLRATGSGGTSYTAVAGTFVQLHTGDPGAAGTSAVSVGSTTRNSFVFSDSSSGSSLSLGTPPSAWTNGGTSETLTHISVWTASSAGTFLFSVALTASKAWASADQFSLATLTAALTPQAA
- a CDS encoding glycoside hydrolase family 16 protein → MLAASLLAPTAEAGPTWKLRFSDAFNTPVAKGRFTDCGHNVDTPKVYCGGLTGSTRTNWWAYPKGWPDTATQRSYPVGGVYDPASTVWVSGGQMHIRMWRGPSGPVHSAAVVPKKLMGQRYGRYEERFRVSKVAVGYKSAHLLWPDVNQTCPDCEIDFPESEWTEDIHAFTHPKGGGKQDAFDTNRSWGAWRTSVIEWRPGEVKYFLDGRLIGRSTRGIPDKPMSWIIQNEAALNGDRAAPNSSAQMDIAYVKGWTWN